A region of the Pseudomonas sp. A34-9 genome:
AACTTGCCGTCCACCTGGAATTCAGGTGTCTGCAGGATCACTTGGTCCAGCGCGCCTTCGGAGAAAGCGAATTTCGCTTGTTCGGCGCCTTGCAGTAGCAGCTTGCGATCGATCAGACCCTTGAGGGCCGATTCGCGGAGCATTTTTTCGTCGAGCAAGGAAGCATCGAAGTCCTTGCCCAGTTGTTGCATCAGCTGACGGCGTTGCATATCAACGGCCTGGCTCAGCTCGTTCTGGCTGATTTCTTCACCGTTGACCTTGGCCGCCTCATTCTTGTGAGTCGTGGCCTGGAAAATGGCGTCGAAACCGGTCAGAGCCATCAGTGCAACGATGACCCCGATAATGGTCTTGGCAATCCAGCCTTGTGAATTGTCCCTGATATTCTGCAGCATGCGTCCCCCAGAAACGGTTGAACTTCAAAATTAGGCAACCGTGGAGCGTGGGTAGAATCCGGATAGAAGAAAGGCGCATCCGAGGATGCGCCTTCTCGTAACTGGCGGAGCGGACAGGGCTCGAACCCTCGATCCCGGCGTTACAGGCAACTGTCTCAGCTACCTGCTCTACCGCTCCGCTGCCAAGTCAGGCATGACCCCGACCCGGATGGGTAAAAACCTGAAAACTTAGTTAACAGCTTCTTTCAGTGCTTTACCGGCTTTGAAACCTGGCTTCTTGGCAGCCGGGATTTCCAGAGTCTTGCCGGTCTGAGGGTTACGACCGGTACGAGCCGGACGGTCCGTCACGGAGAAAGTACCGAAACCAACCAGAACAACGGAGTCGCCAGCCTTCAGAGCGCCAGTGACGGATTCGATTACAGCGTCCAGCGCACGGCCAGCAGCAGCTTTCGGGATATCAGCGGATGCAGCGATAGCATCAATCAGTTCCGACTTGTTCACTCTAAGTCCCCTTATATCTATTTTGAGATGATTCTAAGTTTTTTGGTGAAAGCAAAAACGAGTGCTGAATGGCCTACAGACACTTAAGAGCCGCTTTATAACAAGGGCTCTAAAAAACTGTCAAGGAAGCCCCCCAGGCAAAAGCGTATTAATGCGTGCTAATTCTTTCCTTAGAGTCAGACTCACGTTTTTCGTCCTTGGCAACTATCTCCGGAGCCACATCCGGCAAGGGCTCCGGCGCGTATTGCAGCGCAATTTGCAGGACCTCGTCAATCCATTTAACCGGTTTAATCTGCAGATCCTGCTTGATATTGTCAGGAATCTCCTTCAAATCACGCACGTTCTCTTCCGGAATAATCACGATCTTGATTCCGCCGCGGTGAGCCGCCAGCAGTTTTTCCTTCAGACCACCAATCGCCAGCACCTGACCACGCAGGGTAATTTCACCGGTCATGGCCACATCGGCGCGCACCGGAATCCCGGTCAATGCCGACACCAGCGCCGTGCACATGCCTACGCCAGCGCTAGGCCCGTCCTTCGGGGTCGCCCCTTCCGGCATGTGGATGTGCGTGTCGCGCTTCTCGTGGAAGTCCAGAGGAATGCCCAGGCTCTTGGCGCGGCTGCGCACTACAGTGAGCGCAGCAGTGATCGATTCGACCATTACATCGCCCAGCGAACCGGTCTTGATCAATTGACCTTTGCCCGGCACGACGGCGGCTTCGATGGTCAGCAATTCGCCACCCACCTGCGTCCAGGCAAGGCCGGTCACCTGACCGATCTGATCCTGCTGCTCGGCCAGACCGTAGCGGAACTTGCGCACACCCAGGAAGTGCTCCAGCAGATCAGCTGTCACTTTCACCGAGAAGCGTTTTTCCATCGCGTGCTCTTTAACGGCCTTGCGGCAGACCTTGGCGATCTGACGTTCGAGGCCACGCACACCGGCTTCACGAGTGTAGTAACGGATGATGTCGCGGATCGCTTCTGCGTCGAATTCCAGCTCGCCCTTCTTCAGACCGTTAGCGGCGATCTGTTTAGGCGAAAGGTATTTGACGGCGATGTTGATCTTCTCGTCTTCGGTGTAGCCCGGCAGACGGATGACTTCCATCCGGTCGAGCAGCGCCGGCGGGATGTTCATCGAGTTCGAGGTGCACAGGAACATCACATCGGAAAGGTCGTAATCGACTTCCAGATAATGGTCGTTGAAGTTGTGGTTCTGCTCTGGATCGAGCACTTCCAGCAACGCCGACGCCGGGTCGCCACGCATGTCACTGCCCATTTTGTCGATTTCATCGAGCAGGAACAGCGGGTTGCGCACACCCACCTTTGTCATCTTTTGAATCAATCTTCCTGGCATCGAACCGATGTAAGTCCGACGGTGACCACGAATTTCCGCTTCATCACGCACGCCGCCCAGGGCCATGCGTACGAATTTGCGGTTGGTGGCGTGGGCAATCGACTCTGCCAGCGAGGTTTTACCCACGCCCGGAGGACCGACCAGGCACAACACCGGGCCACGGATTTTCTTCACACGCTTTTGTACGGCGAGGTATTCAAGGATGCGCTCCTTGACCTCTTCGAGACCGTAGTGATCGGCATCAAGAATGTCTTCAGCGCGCGCCAGGTCCAGACGTACCTT
Encoded here:
- the lon gene encoding endopeptidase La, which codes for MKTTIELPLLPLRDVVVYPHMVIPLFVGREKSIEALEAAMTGDKQILLLAQRNPADDDPGEDALYRVGTIATVLQLLKLPDGTVKVLVEGEQRGTVERFSEVDGHCRAEVSLIEEVDAAERESEVFVRTLLSQFEQYVQLGKKVPAEVLSSLNSIDEPGRLVDTMAAHMALKIEQKQEILEIIDLSARVEHVLALLDAEIDLLQVEKRIRGRVKKQMERSQREYYLNEQMKAIQKELGDSDEGHNEIEDLKKRIDAAGLPKDALAKATAELNKLKQMSPMSAEATVVRSYIDWLVQVPWKAQSKVRLDLARAEDILDADHYGLEEVKERILEYLAVQKRVKKIRGPVLCLVGPPGVGKTSLAESIAHATNRKFVRMALGGVRDEAEIRGHRRTYIGSMPGRLIQKMTKVGVRNPLFLLDEIDKMGSDMRGDPASALLEVLDPEQNHNFNDHYLEVDYDLSDVMFLCTSNSMNIPPALLDRMEVIRLPGYTEDEKINIAVKYLSPKQIAANGLKKGELEFDAEAIRDIIRYYTREAGVRGLERQIAKVCRKAVKEHAMEKRFSVKVTADLLEHFLGVRKFRYGLAEQQDQIGQVTGLAWTQVGGELLTIEAAVVPGKGQLIKTGSLGDVMVESITAALTVVRSRAKSLGIPLDFHEKRDTHIHMPEGATPKDGPSAGVGMCTALVSALTGIPVRADVAMTGEITLRGQVLAIGGLKEKLLAAHRGGIKIVIIPEENVRDLKEIPDNIKQDLQIKPVKWIDEVLQIALQYAPEPLPDVAPEIVAKDEKRESDSKERISTH
- a CDS encoding HU family DNA-binding protein, which produces MNKSELIDAIAASADIPKAAAGRALDAVIESVTGALKAGDSVVLVGFGTFSVTDRPARTGRNPQTGKTLEIPAAKKPGFKAGKALKEAVN